aatatgataatatatttGTTCAATTAGTTTCCTTCACAGGATATATTTAACTTCGATTTCAATGTAGAATATGTCATATTAAttcctgaaaagaaaaaaaaaatactaacacgtaacatttttatattaacaatccTTTGAACTTCAAATTCTATTAGAGACAAAGAATTTATATAATGACTAAAATtgtcaaattcaaatttaaatactCTTTGGCTACCCGAGTCTCATGGTAGTGTTCGTAGCTTGgtaaattctgtttttttaacgtgatttaaaagtgtgtttattaacaaaaattaaattgattatttttttaatatttttaatgattttaatatattaatgtaaaatataataataaaaattatataatttcaaataaaaaatatttttttaaaaaattaaaccgtaatacttatcaaatatttttatttttttttgtttttgtgttttaaaaatatttttaaaaaaaatattttttttttatttttctttttaaactaatattttttagtgattttatattattttgatgtattaatataaaaaataatttaaaaacatattttttattatattttcaagccaacaatattttaaaaaataacaacaataatattccTAAATACACTATTCCTATGGTTTGATGTAGTAATGTCATGTGTATATTTTACTgtctaaaaaattgaaaagtttaaaaaataaaatattagcagAGGAAATCATGtcttcccatttttttttattattttaattgtggcTTTGGTCAACAGATTTGTCTGTACATCGCTTTAAAGAGCatgatgatttttcaaaaagaagaGGTGATGGtgacatgtttttttagaaaaaggctatgatgactttgtttttttggacggttgcaattttttttctcgaaaaaacCATGTgtgaatccaaaagagaataGTAATCTTTTCATATGATCTGTTAACTTGAGacttattttcaaatttatgtcCTTATTGAAAATCTGGAACCTTTTTATCTAATGTAAATTCTGGATGCTAGCTGGCCTgggattatatttattaaaaatatatttgaaaatatagttgtggtagtaaaatattttttatttgaaaatatattaaaataatatattttttatttttcaaaaattatttttaacatcagcgcatcaaaatgatttaaaaacataaaaaaatattaatttaaagtaaataaaaataaaaaatttaaattttttttaaaaatttaaaataaaaaaataaatagagttttAAATCGATATTCTTCAATCTGttgttataataattaatccaagttaattaaattttaaaaatataaaaaatattatttaaaattattttttatatcaattgatTATGATATAGTCTCAATTTTGTATTAACTCCTTTTAGactgtttaatctaaaaacaagTTGGTTGAATTCAGCTTAGTTCAAGCCTTGTTTGAgaatgtggttttttttaaaaaaaagttaaatttttattttaaataaaaaaatatatatttttaaattattttgatacattaatattaaaaataatttttaaaaaattaaaaaaactattttaatatatttttaaacaaaaaaaatattttaaaccaccACATGAACACTTTCTTAACATCTGATGTAAGTAGCAAATTAACTGAGCAGTTTTATGTGCTGGCTCTATCGGAAAATTATCATCAAAGATTTCATCAACAATGTGTCTAGCACGTCGAATGGatgctgatattttttttctttgatgcatGGGAGCAATAGGAAAATTACTATCTAAAAATCAatgtgtctattttttttttctattctacgGGCactgtaataaaattaatagttaAAGATTTAATCACAAAAAAAGACGTGAAAAGAATCAGAGCAATTAATTGTTGATATATACAATCTCACAGCAATTTTATATCACAgcatttgatttcaaattttgaacTCTGAGTTGTTGTTCTATCCCTTTCAGGCACAAAACTATGTTTACCtgccaaataaatttattaattatatttatcgtTGACACCTGACAAATAATTGAAGCATGAACAACACAGCAAATCATCTTAAAAGGGAAAAGGAGGATTACAGATCTTTCAAAAGAGTTATAGATTTAGATCTCGTTTTAGAGTGTGATTCCGGTTAatgtttaaagtgtttttcatttaaaaatatattaaaataatattttttttaaaaaaatatttttttatatcagcatatcaaaatgatatgaaaatattaaaaaatattaatttaaagtaaaaaaataaaaaaaataattttcttttaaaaataattttgaaatataaaaataaatagagccttaaaatatattaaatacttAAAAGACACTCTAACAATTAAAAGTCATAATCACTATTAAATTGATGATTTCCAAACGAGCACTAGTATGTTTCTGTATTTTTAGTAGCatcttttcattaattaaaatacctggttatTAAGAAAGATATTCTTCTTAAGTTACTTTTGTATTATGCAATGGCATTTATGATTTACAAAACTTACATAGTTAAAAagagatttaaatatttaaatcataattgtTGGAGTTAAAATATTTACCTTTTACATGATTTGTGtcgttgagttttttttttctgtaaacatatttttatttatttattaatgatttatttgaaagtataatagaaattatttttaagtgtttttatttgaaaattttttaaaataatattttttatttaaaaaaataataattttttaacactggtacatcaaaataataaacaaaaacacaaaaaataataatttaaagctaaaaaatttcaagatttttttgaaacaaagttaaatcacaataataaataGAGTCCAGGAGAAgctagcaatatatatatattgttgatgGCTAATGATCAATTCTAACCAAGACAAACTAACATCTTTTTAgcaatttcttcaaaaaaaggGGTTGAcgcaaataaatagaaagaaataataaaaaaatttgctaCATATTAAAATCTTCAAATACCAAAAACACTATAACTAATAGAAAGACagctgaaatttttatttttattcattaatatcTCTATTTGCCACAAAGCTATAATAACAACtccttgtataaaaaaaaagtaagaaattataacaatactaaataggaaaaataaaaaaacagttgATCTCAAAcagggttaaaaaaaattagaaagtcaTAATAATTCAGAAtagaaaactttttaaattgtttattctTCGGCTTCTATTAGTTGGAAAGAACTCTTTCTCGAATTTAAATCTTAGTCAcctgtaaaaataatttttatgtgcgAATCACCATTTCATAGACCCTTAGCATCTTGTGTGGATCTTCTCGTCATGGATTTTCTACATTACACAGGTATTTAGTATTACTATAGATTTTGTAGTTatggttataattttaaaaaaaagtattttataaaaaatattttttagttaaaattgatttgatatttatacaTGTTTGGCTAAAATTATGGTTCAAAttaaggttaaataaaaaataatttaatatgtttaatgatatatattaatattaatggtttttaatttaaatattgtagatttaactactcctattatatcatgaaataaataatactttatatataaaaaaaattgttgttacattaaattatctataattttatcaCGTATAAATTTCATTCGACAAAAGATTAcagttttttatagtttttttaacgtataataaaataaggaaaaatattatttagaacaaaattaagattataGTCAAATTCTATAAATGCTACGccatcatgtaatttttttaatttatatagtgttattaaataatattaaacactaatttttaaataaaatatattaaaaaaatatatttttaactgttCATACAAGTGAATAAAATCACTACATTGTTATAGCTATGCATTGTTCACTTAACAAAAGTAAACAGTGCTACCAAAGCAGATACATCTTGCTCCCTAAACTATGTTTCTGTGGTTTTTAGGTGGGTACTGTTTACCACTTTAACCAAATAgacattttttatgtttcaaaacatAACTGCTGCTCTGTAGACAAACACGCTATCAGTATCTCTTTTCCATGGAGAACCTTctaattttaataatgattattCAATAGCATAATAATTAATCATCACTTGAGATCGTTAAGTTCTGATTCCAACCAAAACTATTAGAAATCACAGGCAAGAGGTGAATGATATTTGTTATACCAAAAACACCATAATTATATGAAGACAACCAACCGTGGTATGACAACCATGAACCAtttatataggaaaaaaaactagaaaaccccACTAATATCTAACAGGAAAAATAAACTAGGAAAACTATTCATTtcgaataagaaaaaataaaacttaacaatttaaactaggaaaataaaaaaaataactacgaaaaaataaaattaacaaaattaaagatcatatatatttttttttaattttgacaattTATAGAGAATCATGAGATAACCTTGTCTGGTTTTGTATGAAGAGCAAGAATCGCACTCCAAATGCGGCGAAAACACACAATTTGACCATTTCCATTGAACTATCCAGAAATATATAAAGTTTCAAATAAGATGCAGTTTCTGAAGCACATTACGTgcatacaaattaatttttaactagcAGCAGCTCAGTATCAAGAGCGGGGCTGAAGAAATGCCAGCTTGAATCATGAAAAGCAGCAAAATAATCATCCGAAGCTATCTTGAGTACATGCTCATCTGTGAATTTTCGAGCAGCCAAAATATGCCCCGTTGAATCAACAATAAAGGAGTTCTTAATCTCTGACAAGAACTCATACATCTCAAAGCTATTTCCAAATAATACAATATGATTCAGCAGTTCCAACTCCCAGTTTGCCTGTAAGAGATTGTTGTATAACTCTGCCTCACAATGTGGCATATAGAAAAGTGTTGGCTTTGTAGCTCGTCTGCGACCTTGCTCATTTACAGATAGAACAGAACAGCCAAGGGATTCCAGAACCCGAGATTCCGTTGCAGAAAGAATTGGATCAAAAACCTCCACGTCCCCAATCCAGTTGAACTTCCTCTTCATCAAGATTGCAAGGCTAAGCTGAAATCGAGGGGTTTCATATGATTCAATGCTGCCAATTCCATATATCACCATTGGCATCTCCAGTTCCAAGCCCAGAACCTTGTGAAAAGAATTCAGGATGTCAGGATTTTCGACTAGCTCCAAAAAGTTCTGATAGAATTGAGAGCTCTCAACTTTCTTGATACAGATTTCCATCCTTTGTATCAACTTCAATTCTCTATCTGGATCTGATTCAAGCTCAGTTGGCACCCATGGCTGCTGTTTAGCTTCTGGAGTACTATTTCTCCGGGAACATGTCCTCCTTTTACCTCGACGAGGTAACACAACTGTCCAGTCTTCATTTTTGGTGTGCTTGTCAGGAACAGGGAGTTTTGCAGAAGCTGCCATTATAGAGCAATGATCCTCTCTTCTCCTTGCGAAATCCTCACTTTTTGGCAAGTCAAGTACACCTTAGGCAAAATTATAAGCTGATCTGCGGAGCAAGCATGTGAATTGTGGGAAGCAGCAAACGCTTCCCATTCACATTTACCAAAATCTTTGTTGACGTAATGAATGCTTCAAGTAGCAAGGTATTTTACTCTCCCACCTATCAAAGTTTCAATCAAAGTGAATCAATCATCTCTGCACCTCAGATCGAGCATGCGAAAGACACAAAAAGATCCCTTTTTTATGTCAAAGAGAGAGATGCCAACTAtctgaaaacaataaaaacctaACAAGGAACTTTCTTTGCTCTAATTATTAATCATCAGAAACCAATTTCTTAGGTTCCCAGTTGGAATAATTACACAAAATTCACCTTCTTGTATATCTCTACCCGGCCTATAATTTCCACAAAACTCAAATAGCCTGACTC
This genomic interval from Populus alba chromosome 1, ASM523922v2, whole genome shotgun sequence contains the following:
- the LOC118061240 gene encoding protein SENSITIVITY TO RED LIGHT REDUCED 1, whose amino-acid sequence is MAASAKLPVPDKHTKNEDWTVVLPRRGKRRTCSRRNSTPEAKQQPWVPTELESDPDRELKLIQRMEICIKKVESSQFYQNFLELVENPDILNSFHKVLGLELEMPMVIYGIGSIESYETPRFQLSLAILMKRKFNWIGDVEVFDPILSATESRVLESLGCSVLSVNEQGRRRATKPTLFYMPHCEAELYNNLLQANWELELLNHIVLFGNSFEMYEFLSEIKNSFIVDSTGHILAARKFTDEHVLKIASDDYFAAFHDSSWHFFSPALDTELLLVKN